AGGTAGAAAGTATAATAAAATAAATGCAGCTTACAGAGAGAGATATTTTATCCGGTCTGAACCCAAAGCAGTTAGAAGCTGTGACCTTTGGTGAGGGCCCCTTACTTATCATAGCAGGAGCCGGCACAGGTAAGACAAAGGTAATCACTCATCGTATTGCGTGGCTAATTGTGAGTAAGCGTGCTAGACCTGAGGAGATATTAGGACTCACTTTTACCGATAAGGCGGCAGATGAGATGGAAGAGCGTGTCGATGTCTTAGTCCCGTATGGCTACATTCCCGTCCAAATAAGTACATTCCATTCATTTGGACAGCGTATTTTAAGGGAGTATGCTTTTGAACTCGGAATATCGCCTAACTTTAAAGTACTCACAACTCCGGAGCTACTTGTTTTTTTAAAAGAACATCTTTGGGAGCTCCCACTTGAGCATTTTCGGCCACTCTCATATCCGACAAAATACTTGGAGTCGCTACTTGCTGTGATATCACGTGCTAAAGATGAGGATGTAACTTCAGAAGAATACTTTAACTATGCAACTGATAGGGTAGCTAAATCAAATTCTGCTGAAGATAAGGATGAAGCCATTAAGCAACTTGAGGTTGCTAAATGTTACCAGAAATATGAGGAGCTACTTACCACTGCTGGTTATCTTGATATTCCAAGTTTGATAACTTTACCTCTTAAACTTTTAAGAACCAGTCCCAGTAGCCTTAAGAAGTTACAAGCTCGTTTTAAATATATCTTAGTAGACGAATTCCAGGACACTAATTATGCACAGTTTCAATTACTACAGCTTTTAGCTGCCCCTCATCGTAATATCACAGTAGTGGGTGATGATGACCAATCAATTTACAAGTTTCGTGGTGCATGTCTAGCAAACATTTTATCATTCCGTGATATCTACCCTGATGCTTATGAGATTGTCCTTACACAGAATTACCGTAGTACACAGTCAATTCTTTCTACTGCACATCGTTTAATTTCTTTTAATAACCCAAATAGATTAGAAATAATATCAAAAGTTGATAAATCAATTGTAGGAATAAAACCAATTGGGACAAAAGTTTCTTATTTTCATTATGATACTATCTCAAACGAAGCCGATTCAGTAGCAGGTATAATAGAAGATAAAGTAAAGCATGGCTTCAAATATAGTGATTTTGCTATCCTTGTACGTACAAACCAAACAGCAATCCCATTCTTGGCTTCACTGAATCTACATGGTATTCCATATCGGTTTTCTGGTAATCAAGGTCTTTATGATAGGGAGGAGATAAAGATTCTCATTTCACTACTTAATGTATTAAGTAATGTAGGAGATGACCAATCTATTTATCATCTTTTAATCTCTCCTGTGTATAACTTGAATCCAATAGAACTTTCCAAGTGCTTTGGGGTAGCTCGTCGTAATAACAGGTCTTTATATGAAGGATTAACTGACTTAATAGATAAATCTAAGCAACGCAGTAGGGGAGAGGCTGGAGTTCCATATAATAGTGAAATAGATATATCTACAGCGAGTAAGTCTATAATTGAAATGTTTCTTAAGGAGATTGCACACCTCAGTCATTTAGCTACTACTCAATCTACTGGTAAAGTGCTTTACGAGTTTCTAACTAATAGCAGTTGGTTTAAATCTCTTGTCTCTAATCCTTCAATAGAGAATGAGATTACGATAAAGAATATAGCGCATTTTTTACGTATTATAGAGAATGTGGGTAGTCTCATTCGGACAGATAGAGTTCCTTTTGTAGCTGCACACATTGAGAGTTTACGTGACCTCGGTGATAACCCTCCTGTAGCAGAGGCTGATTTTGATATTGATGCAGTTAATGTAATGACAGTCCATAAGGCGAAAGGACTTGAATTCAGAGTTGTATTCCTAACTTCACTTGTTTCAGATATCTTTCCGCACCGCGAAATGCCAAAGCTTGCAGAGCTACCTCTTGTTTTAGTGAAGGAACAAATTCCAGATATACCAGATTCTGAGGTTCATGAGCAAGAAGAGAGACGTCTTTTTTATGTTGGGATGACTCGGGCAAAGGATGAGCTAATTTTGACTTCATCTCGTGATTATGGAGGTAGACGTGCTAAACGGGTTTCACAATTTGTTATAGAAGCTATGGATTTACAGAAGACTGAAATTGTAGCTGAGAAGGAAATGGATTTAGAGAAGATAGCTCATTTTGGTAGAGTTACTGAACCTAAATTAGAAAAGATAGATAGAGCTGCCATTCTTGAGTTATCAAGCACAGGCATAGATGATTGGCTTACATGCCCTCGTAAGTATTGGTATATTCATTACTTAAAGGTGCCTACCCCTAAGCATCACACAATAGTATATGGGGTTGCTGTTCATAAGGCGATTGAGTTCTACTTAAGTTCAAAAAAATTAGGTAAGCAAACTACTCCACATGAAGTTATCCGTGTATTTAAAGATTCATGGGTAAGTGAAGGGTTTGTTTCAAGAAAGCATGAGGAAGATAGATTTAAGAAAGGTGAGGAAGTAATAAGCAAGTTTTTTATTGAAGAAGAGAAAAATGGTGTTATTCCCACATTTGTTGAAGAAGAATT
This window of the bacterium genome carries:
- a CDS encoding ATP-dependent DNA helicase; this translates as MQLTERDILSGLNPKQLEAVTFGEGPLLIIAGAGTGKTKVITHRIAWLIVSKRARPEEILGLTFTDKAADEMEERVDVLVPYGYIPVQISTFHSFGQRILREYAFELGISPNFKVLTTPELLVFLKEHLWELPLEHFRPLSYPTKYLESLLAVISRAKDEDVTSEEYFNYATDRVAKSNSAEDKDEAIKQLEVAKCYQKYEELLTTAGYLDIPSLITLPLKLLRTSPSSLKKLQARFKYILVDEFQDTNYAQFQLLQLLAAPHRNITVVGDDDQSIYKFRGACLANILSFRDIYPDAYEIVLTQNYRSTQSILSTAHRLISFNNPNRLEIISKVDKSIVGIKPIGTKVSYFHYDTISNEADSVAGIIEDKVKHGFKYSDFAILVRTNQTAIPFLASLNLHGIPYRFSGNQGLYDREEIKILISLLNVLSNVGDDQSIYHLLISPVYNLNPIELSKCFGVARRNNRSLYEGLTDLIDKSKQRSRGEAGVPYNSEIDISTASKSIIEMFLKEIAHLSHLATTQSTGKVLYEFLTNSSWFKSLVSNPSIENEITIKNIAHFLRIIENVGSLIRTDRVPFVAAHIESLRDLGDNPPVAEADFDIDAVNVMTVHKAKGLEFRVVFLTSLVSDIFPHREMPKLAELPLVLVKEQIPDIPDSEVHEQEERRLFYVGMTRAKDELILTSSRDYGGRRAKRVSQFVIEAMDLQKTEIVAEKEMDLEKIAHFGRVTEPKLEKIDRAAILELSSTGIDDWLTCPRKYWYIHYLKVPTPKHHTIVYGVAVHKAIEFYLSSKKLGKQTTPHEVIRVFKDSWVSEGFVSRKHEEDRFKKGEEVISKFFIEEEKNGVIPTFVEEEFSFLLDDVRVIGKWDRVNDDVIIDYKTGDVFTKSKANKRARDSVQLPIYGLAYLERFGKLPSRIELHFVDTGVVGELKNVSEKIKKVKQIINDVAHRIRARDFLPNPTYRACEFCTCRMLCSYIP